The nucleotide sequence CCGCCCTGGGCGCCGAGGTGGTCGAGCTCGACTGCGGGGCGGCGACCCGCTTCCAGCCCACGCCCGGGATGCTCGACGCCGCGGTCGCCGAGCACGGGCCCCTGCAGGGACTGGTGGTGGCGGGCCCGGCGAACCCGACCGGCACCGTGCTGGAGCCCGGGGAGCTGGCGGCGCTGGCCCGGTGGTGCGCCGAGCACGGGACGCGCCTGATCAGCGACGAGATCTACCACGGGATCGTGCACACCGCCCCGGAGGGCGGCGCGCCCCGCGACGGCGGACCGTACCGGGGCACCAGCGCGTGGGAGCACGACCGCGACGCCGTGGTGATCTCCTCCTTCTCCAAGTACTGGGGGATGACGGGGTGGCGGCTCGGGTGGGCCTTGCTGCCCCGGGACCTCGCGGCCGCGGTCGACGCGCTGGCCGGCAACCTGAGCCTCTGCCCGCCCGCCGCCGCGCAGCACGCCGCCGTGGAGGCCTTCACCCCGGACGCCTACGCCGAGGCGGACCGGGCGGTCGAGCAGTTCGCGCGCTCCCGGAGCCTGCTCCTGGACGCGCTCCCGGCGCTCCGGTGGGGCGAGGTCGCGCCGGCGGACGGGGCGTTCTACCTCTACGCCGACCTCGGGGAGCAGCTCGAGCGGCACGGCAGCTCCCTGGAGTGGTGCCGGCGGCTGCTGGAGGCGGAGGCCGTCGCGGTCGTCCCGGGCCTGGACTTCGACGCCGCACGCGGCCACCGCGCGGTGCGGCTGTCCTTCGCCGCGGGGCCCGACCGGGTGGAGGAGGCCCTCACCCGGATCCTCCGGTTCCAGTCCCGTCCCTGAAGCACCCGGCCAGGTGCCCGGGGAGCACCCCGGTGCGGAGCAGGAACCGGTGCGCGGTGGTGCGCCCCACGAACACGAGTCCCTGCTCCTTGAGCCGGGCAGCCAGCCGGTCCCCCTCGGGGGAGCGGCGCGACTCCTCCAGAACGGTCAGGGGCGGCTCGGCGGCGGCCGGGCGGAGATCCCGGACGTGCTCCGCCCAGTCCTCGGGACCGAGTCCGCGGCAGGCGCGCGCGTTGTGCACCACGGCCTCGATCTTGACCCGGTTGCGGATGACCGCGGGATCCAGGAGCAGCTCGTCGACGTCGTCCTCGGTCATCCGGGCGATCTCCTCGGGGACGAAGTCCCGCAGCGCCCGGCGCAGGCCCTCCCGCCGCTGGGCGATGCTCCAGCGGGCCAGGCCCGCCTGGAAGATCTCCAGGCCGAGGGCCTCGAACCAGCCGGAGGAGTCCGCGGGCCGTGCGCCCCAGCGCCGGTCGTGCTCCTCGAGGGCGGCCGGGCCCGTGGGCGCCCAGGGGCAGCGGCGCAGGCCGTCCCCGCAGAGCACGGCGCGGAAGGCGTCGTAGGGGGAGCGGACGCCACCGTCCCGGAGGGCGGTGTCGGGCGGGCGGTCGCCGGGGCGGTCGTGGGTGCCGCGGGAGCGGTCGTCGGCGGGGTGCGGGCCGTGCCCGGCGGAGGCGGTGTCCATGGGACCACGGTAGGAACGCCGGGCCGGCGGACCGCAGGCACGCGGCTCCCTGTGGACGGTGCCGCCGGTGTCCGGGGCGCCGGACGACCGGGTGCAGTGCGGGTGCCCGCACCGCGGGCGGTGGAGCCGGTCAGAACCGGGAGACCGCACCGGTGCCGTCGGCGATCTCGATGGCCACGGGCTCCTCGTCCCCGGCGTTGCCGTCGTGGACGATGAACACCGCGGCGGGCTCTCCCTCCGGGAAGGCGCGGATCGTGACCGACCCCGAGGTCGCGGCGTTGAGCACCTCCATGGCCTGGCGGGTGGCCGCGCGCAGCACCGCCGTGGGCAGGGGCCTGCCGCGCTCGTCCAGGATGTCCACCAGCACGCCCCGGGCCCGCGCCGCCCGCGTGACCTCGAGCAGGTAGGGGGTGGCGATCGACCGGCCCCGGATGGAGTCCCGCAGCTGCGCCTCGGTGAGGCGGAACTGTTCGATCTCGTACTCGGAGACGGGGGAGGGGTCGTGCGCGATCCGCTCGAGCAGCCCGCCCGCGAGGCGGCGCACCTCGTGCACGCGCTGCACGGAGGCGTTGACCGTGTCCTGCTCCGCCTCGTCGTGGGAGCGCGCCGAGATCACCATGTCCCGGGCCTCGGCGAACGCGGCGGAGGCCCGGTCGTACTCCCGGGCGATGAGCTGGCTCGCGAGCAGCAGGGCCGCCGCCGCGGCGTTCGTCAGCGCCGCGTCCCAGAGGCCCAGGGCGGAGCGGGCGCCCCACGTCATGGACACGGCGACCGCGATGACGAGCGTGGCCCAGCCCCACCCCGCGCGGCGCCGGATGCCCAGGACCACG is from Kocuria rosea and encodes:
- a CDS encoding aminotransferase class I/II-fold pyridoxal phosphate-dependent enzyme; amino-acid sequence: MPAHLPPRPSARSAVPPFRVMEILADVERLRAAGRDVVSLCAGEPSGGAPGPVARAAARVHARNEGLGYTPALGIEPLRRAVAGHYARWYGLDVRPEDVAITTGASGALVLTFLAAFDAGDRVAVCRPGYPAYRNTLAALGAEVVELDCGAATRFQPTPGMLDAAVAEHGPLQGLVVAGPANPTGTVLEPGELAALARWCAEHGTRLISDEIYHGIVHTAPEGGAPRDGGPYRGTSAWEHDRDAVVISSFSKYWGMTGWRLGWALLPRDLAAAVDALAGNLSLCPPAAAQHAAVEAFTPDAYAEADRAVEQFARSRSLLLDALPALRWGEVAPADGAFYLYADLGEQLERHGSSLEWCRRLLEAEAVAVVPGLDFDAARGHRAVRLSFAAGPDRVEEALTRILRFQSRP
- a CDS encoding DNA-3-methyladenine glycosylase I, with amino-acid sequence MDTASAGHGPHPADDRSRGTHDRPGDRPPDTALRDGGVRSPYDAFRAVLCGDGLRRCPWAPTGPAALEEHDRRWGARPADSSGWFEALGLEIFQAGLARWSIAQRREGLRRALRDFVPEEIARMTEDDVDELLLDPAVIRNRVKIEAVVHNARACRGLGPEDWAEHVRDLRPAAAEPPLTVLEESRRSPEGDRLAARLKEQGLVFVGRTTAHRFLLRTGVLPGHLAGCFRDGTGTGGSG